A region from the Dermacentor andersoni chromosome 11, qqDerAnde1_hic_scaffold, whole genome shotgun sequence genome encodes:
- the LOC126539275 gene encoding hydroxysteroid dehydrogenase-like protein 2 isoform X1 yields MSKGSKTGNMAAQLVSAETVEGVFSMITAYMNEDLVNQIGGVFVFDIKGEPNKWYVDLKNGKGSAGKGDPPQGKVDVTFVMERDTFIKMFTGKLNPTSAFMGGKLSLKGDLPMAMRLDKLMGEMRSKL; encoded by the exons ATGTCAAAAG GCAGCAAAACAGGAAATATGGCGGCCCAGCTAGTATCAGCAGAAACCGTGGAAGGAGTATTCAGCATGATCACCGCGTACATGAACGAGGACCTGGTCAACCAGATTGGTGGTGTCTTCGTTTTCGACATCAAAG GTGAGCCCAACAAGTGGTATGTCGACCTCAAGAATGGCAAAGGTTCTGCTGGCAAGGGAGACCCACCTCAGGGCAAGGTCGATGTGACCTTCGTCATGGAGCGTGACACCTTCATCAAGATGTTCACGGGAAAGCTGAATCCGACCAGTGCCTTCATGGGTGGCAAACTGTCACTCAAGGGCGACCTGCCTATGGCGATGAGGCTGGACAAGCTCATGGGAGAGATGCGTTCCAAGCTCTGA
- the LOC126539275 gene encoding hydroxysteroid dehydrogenase-like protein 2 isoform X2 — translation MAAQLVSAETVEGVFSMITAYMNEDLVNQIGGVFVFDIKGEPNKWYVDLKNGKGSAGKGDPPQGKVDVTFVMERDTFIKMFTGKLNPTSAFMGGKLSLKGDLPMAMRLDKLMGEMRSKL, via the exons ATGGCGGCCCAGCTAGTATCAGCAGAAACCGTGGAAGGAGTATTCAGCATGATCACCGCGTACATGAACGAGGACCTGGTCAACCAGATTGGTGGTGTCTTCGTTTTCGACATCAAAG GTGAGCCCAACAAGTGGTATGTCGACCTCAAGAATGGCAAAGGTTCTGCTGGCAAGGGAGACCCACCTCAGGGCAAGGTCGATGTGACCTTCGTCATGGAGCGTGACACCTTCATCAAGATGTTCACGGGAAAGCTGAATCCGACCAGTGCCTTCATGGGTGGCAAACTGTCACTCAAGGGCGACCTGCCTATGGCGATGAGGCTGGACAAGCTCATGGGAGAGATGCGTTCCAAGCTCTGA